Proteins encoded by one window of Alkalinema sp. FACHB-956:
- a CDS encoding ABC transporter permease subunit (The N-terminal region of this protein, as described by TIGR01726, is a three transmembrane segment that identifies a subfamily of ABC transporter permease subunits, which specificities that include histidine, arginine, glutamine, glutamate, L-cystine (sic), the opines (in Agrobacterium) octopine and nopaline, etc.), with the protein MSSTGRNPNQRQTDPSLGPPSRPKTRWWRQAKFWQFFWQAIVVLFVVAALSYLGYNLDHNLKRLGIRLGFKFLESQAGFSIGETPIAYQPSDRYAMAMFVGFLNSLRVIVSGIAIATLVGFVAGVARLSNNWLLRQLAKVYVETLRNMPLLLQLLFWYFVFTSLTKSDQVVSFGLIQFSKGGINLLGLPLSPEFSALLTGLTLYTGTFIAEIVRGGIQSVPKGQWEAARSLGLLPGQTLRFIILPQALRSMIPSLANQYLNLAKNSSLAIAVGYPDLYAVSSTTFNQTGRAVEVMILISLTYLSLSLLIAWVLNQFNRRVQLVER; encoded by the coding sequence ATGAGTTCCACTGGCCGAAATCCAAATCAACGACAGACAGACCCATCCCTGGGGCCACCCTCGCGGCCAAAGACTCGCTGGTGGCGACAGGCAAAGTTCTGGCAATTCTTTTGGCAGGCGATCGTCGTTCTCTTCGTCGTTGCAGCATTAAGTTATTTAGGCTACAACCTCGATCACAACCTCAAACGACTGGGAATTCGGCTGGGGTTCAAATTCCTAGAATCACAGGCGGGGTTTAGTATTGGCGAAACGCCGATCGCCTACCAACCCAGCGATCGCTACGCCATGGCGATGTTTGTTGGCTTTCTCAACTCTCTGCGGGTGATTGTGAGTGGGATTGCGATCGCGACGTTAGTGGGGTTTGTGGCGGGCGTGGCGCGGTTGTCCAATAACTGGCTGCTGCGACAACTGGCTAAGGTCTATGTGGAAACGCTGCGCAATATGCCGCTGTTATTGCAACTGCTGTTCTGGTACTTTGTCTTCACCAGTTTGACCAAGTCGGATCAGGTGGTCTCCTTTGGCCTGATCCAGTTCAGCAAAGGGGGCATTAATCTGTTGGGGTTGCCACTCTCTCCGGAATTCTCGGCGCTGCTCACGGGGCTGACGCTGTACACCGGAACGTTTATTGCCGAGATTGTGCGGGGGGGAATTCAATCCGTTCCCAAGGGGCAGTGGGAAGCAGCCCGATCGCTGGGGTTATTGCCGGGTCAAACGTTGCGGTTCATCATTCTGCCTCAGGCACTCCGATCTATGATTCCGTCCCTGGCCAACCAATATTTGAACCTAGCGAAGAATTCCAGTTTAGCGATCGCCGTGGGCTATCCCGATCTGTATGCGGTCTCGTCTACCACATTTAACCAAACGGGGCGTGCCGTGGAAGTGATGATTCTGATTTCCCTGACCTATCTTTCCCTCAGCTTATTGATCGCCTGGGTGCTCAATCAATTCAATCGGCGTGTCCAGCTTGTGGAACGGTAA
- a CDS encoding circadian clock KaiB family protein, giving the protein MEHLSVPKTFKGIALFTPGGDLVYCIDANKQSRWHLHLCAALQDWLGLSEPPHFLLPCYTATVDRWQDAHTGKVNTLATAAPGVIRYRVLLEALFGLEPQQWQTVQTTPELCTPRLLSTYRQQFPVLWECHDWVIRLDDTDRPSPIEPSHPIIPAPFSPSHSPTPHTPHPHTPHPHSSTLPLPTLPLPHSPIPHPTPSPTYVFHLYLSSRSGNVQRILQNLHTLLEQCIDQPYTLKMIDISKNPEQAELDQVTAMPTLVRVSPLPMRRIVGDLEDADRLLSLLSSP; this is encoded by the coding sequence ATGGAACACCTCTCCGTTCCCAAGACCTTCAAGGGCATTGCTCTTTTTACTCCAGGCGGAGATTTAGTTTATTGTATTGACGCAAACAAGCAGTCCCGTTGGCACCTCCATCTCTGTGCAGCCTTGCAGGATTGGCTGGGACTCTCAGAACCGCCTCATTTTCTCTTGCCTTGCTATACCGCAACGGTCGATCGCTGGCAGGACGCTCACACTGGAAAAGTCAACACTTTAGCGACCGCCGCTCCGGGTGTGATTCGTTACCGTGTCTTGTTAGAAGCGTTATTTGGCCTCGAACCGCAGCAGTGGCAAACCGTACAAACAACCCCAGAACTCTGTACCCCCCGATTACTATCCACCTACCGCCAACAATTTCCAGTCCTGTGGGAATGCCATGACTGGGTCATTCGCCTAGACGACACCGATCGTCCATCCCCGATCGAGCCATCCCACCCCATCATTCCTGCCCCCTTCTCACCCTCCCACTCTCCCACACCCCACACCCCACACCCCCACACCCCACACCCCCACTCCTCCACTCTCCCACTCCCCACTCTCCCACTCCCCCATTCCCCCATTCCCCACCCAACTCCCTCCCCCACCTACGTCTTCCATCTCTATCTCTCCAGCCGTAGTGGCAATGTCCAACGCATCTTGCAAAATCTCCATACCTTGCTGGAACAATGTATCGATCAACCCTACACACTCAAAATGATCGATATTTCCAAGAACCCAGAACAAGCAGAACTCGATCAAGTGACTGCGATGCCCACCTTGGTGCGGGTGAGTCCTTTACCCATGCGACGAATTGTTGGAGACTTGGAAGATGCCGATCGGTTGCTGAGCCTACTGAGTAGCCCTTAA
- the sppA gene encoding signal peptide peptidase SppA, whose protein sequence is MRDFLKTTLATLVGLLIFSGVSLGGLLFLIMGLASSRSTGPQVKDKTVLVMDLAQPITDSQPERSPQEVVNDTVAGNLQSTVTLRTVLTTIDQAAKDDRILALYLTARDSSSRNGSGYATLKEVREALQRFKASGKKIYAYDVEWGEKEYYLASVADNIAVNPMGVVEMNGLSSQTMFFSQALQKFGVGVQAIWRGKYKSAVEPFLRQRSSNPSKEQTTKLLNDIWGEFLTATGKARNLDPNVLQKLSDTKGILTAADAKQAKLVDRVVYADEVLDELKKLTGEEDETKSFRGISLRNYAEAISDRVEKVSENQIAVVYAEGEIVNGSGDVGQIGGDSFARTLRRLRQDKDVKAVVLRINSPGGSATASDIIQREVIVTRKVKPVIVSMGSVAASGGYWIATYGDRIFAEPTTITGSIGVFGLLPNIQKLANDNGITWDVVKTGKFADGATISRPKTQEEITIVQRIIGQIYDQFLTKVAESRKLDKAKVAEIAQGRVWSGAEAKKIGLVDELGGLEAAIKEAANRAKLGDNWQVEEYPEPTSFEERVLRSLFGAQIEAQPQGNDPFTEEFKKLQTEFNTLRSLNDPRGIYLRMPENLRIE, encoded by the coding sequence ATGCGCGACTTCCTTAAGACCACCCTGGCCACTCTTGTAGGGCTGTTGATTTTCTCCGGTGTCAGCCTCGGTGGCCTGCTCTTTCTCATCATGGGGCTGGCGAGTTCTCGCAGCACCGGCCCGCAGGTCAAAGATAAAACCGTGTTGGTCATGGACTTGGCGCAGCCGATTACGGATTCCCAACCGGAACGGAGTCCTCAGGAAGTAGTGAATGATACCGTTGCTGGCAACCTTCAGAGCACAGTCACCCTGCGCACGGTATTAACCACGATCGATCAAGCCGCTAAGGACGATCGCATTCTGGCCCTGTACCTGACCGCCCGCGATTCCTCCAGCCGCAATGGCTCCGGCTATGCCACCCTCAAGGAAGTCCGCGAAGCCCTGCAACGATTTAAAGCATCCGGGAAGAAGATCTACGCCTACGACGTGGAATGGGGCGAGAAGGAATATTACCTCGCGTCGGTGGCAGACAATATTGCGGTCAATCCCATGGGGGTAGTGGAAATGAACGGTCTGAGTTCCCAGACAATGTTCTTTTCCCAGGCTTTACAGAAATTTGGGGTGGGCGTGCAGGCGATCTGGCGGGGGAAATATAAGTCGGCGGTGGAACCGTTTTTGCGCCAACGGAGCAGTAATCCCAGCAAAGAACAAACCACCAAACTGTTAAATGACATTTGGGGCGAATTTTTAACCGCAACCGGCAAGGCGCGCAATTTAGATCCCAATGTTTTGCAAAAGCTCTCGGATACCAAGGGCATTTTGACCGCAGCAGATGCCAAGCAAGCCAAATTGGTCGATCGCGTGGTCTATGCCGATGAAGTGTTGGATGAGTTGAAAAAGCTAACGGGTGAAGAAGACGAAACGAAATCCTTTCGAGGTATTTCCCTGCGGAACTATGCTGAAGCCATCAGCGATCGCGTCGAAAAAGTTTCAGAAAATCAAATCGCTGTGGTCTATGCCGAAGGTGAAATTGTTAACGGTTCAGGAGATGTCGGACAGATTGGGGGCGATAGTTTTGCGAGAACGCTGCGCAGACTGCGACAGGACAAGGATGTAAAAGCCGTTGTCCTACGCATTAATAGTCCCGGTGGAAGTGCCACGGCCTCCGATATCATTCAGCGGGAAGTGATTGTCACTCGCAAGGTTAAACCCGTCATTGTCTCCATGGGCAGTGTGGCGGCTTCGGGGGGCTATTGGATTGCCACCTATGGCGATCGGATTTTTGCAGAACCGACGACGATTACCGGGTCGATCGGGGTGTTTGGACTGTTGCCCAATATTCAAAAACTGGCCAACGATAATGGCATTACCTGGGATGTCGTCAAAACAGGCAAATTTGCCGATGGAGCAACCATTTCCCGCCCGAAAACCCAGGAGGAAATTACGATCGTTCAACGCATTATTGGCCAAATTTACGATCAGTTTCTCACTAAGGTAGCGGAATCCCGCAAGCTCGACAAAGCCAAGGTGGCGGAAATTGCCCAAGGCCGAGTTTGGTCGGGGGCCGAAGCGAAAAAAATTGGTTTGGTGGATGAGTTAGGGGGATTGGAAGCGGCAATTAAAGAAGCGGCCAATCGGGCAAAATTAGGCGATAACTGGCAGGTAGAGGAATACCCTGAACCCACTAGCTTTGAAGAACGGGTGCTGCGGAGTTTGTTTGGTGCCCAGATAGAAGCTCAGCCCCAGGGCAATGATCCGTTTACCGAAGAATTTAAGAAGTTACAGACCGAGTTTAATACCCTGCGATCGCTCAATGATCCCCGTGGGATTTACCTGCGGATGCCGGAAAATTTGCGGATTGAGTAG
- the cofH gene encoding 7,8-didemethyl-8-hydroxy-5-deazariboflavin synthase subunit CofH, with the protein MYLETSQLSLDTLLNHALAGHDLSPEEGLYLLRQTSPTALEAIRETADRLRQQQIGDTVTYVVNRNINYTNICEQHCSFCAFRRDAEESGAYWLDWDTILAKATEAVQQGATEICMQGGLNPQAKIDDRALPYYLKLVATIKSAFPHLHLHAFSPQEIQFIARQDGLTYGEVIAALQAAGVDSMPGTAAEVLDDTVRRVICPEKINAATWVEIIHTAHTLGMPTTSTMLSGHIETPAQQIAHLEQLRQLQQKAQHRGDRGITEFILLPFVGQEAPKPLRSRVGRDQPDLAASLQLTAVARIYLGNWIPNHQPSWVKLGLPGAIAALTWGCNDIGGTLMEEHITTMAGAIGGTCQTVETLTQAIASLDRPAQQRDTLYRSISR; encoded by the coding sequence ATGTATTTAGAAACCAGTCAGTTATCCTTGGATACCCTGTTGAACCATGCCTTAGCAGGGCATGATTTATCGCCAGAGGAAGGCTTGTACCTGCTGCGTCAAACCAGTCCCACAGCACTAGAGGCCATTCGTGAAACCGCCGATCGCCTTCGCCAACAGCAAATCGGCGACACCGTCACCTACGTGGTCAATCGCAATATTAACTACACCAACATTTGCGAACAGCATTGCAGCTTTTGCGCGTTTCGGCGCGATGCGGAGGAATCGGGAGCCTATTGGTTAGATTGGGACACCATTTTGGCCAAGGCGACCGAAGCGGTGCAGCAAGGCGCAACGGAAATTTGTATGCAAGGGGGCCTCAATCCCCAGGCCAAAATTGACGATCGGGCCTTACCCTATTACCTAAAATTAGTCGCTACGATTAAATCCGCCTTTCCCCATTTGCATCTCCATGCCTTTTCTCCCCAAGAAATTCAATTTATTGCGCGGCAGGATGGCCTAACCTACGGCGAGGTGATTGCGGCATTGCAGGCAGCGGGGGTCGATTCCATGCCCGGAACGGCAGCGGAAGTCCTGGATGACACCGTGAGGCGCGTCATTTGTCCAGAGAAAATTAATGCAGCCACTTGGGTTGAAATTATTCACACAGCCCATACCTTAGGGATGCCCACCACCAGCACAATGCTGTCGGGGCATATCGAAACCCCGGCCCAACAAATTGCGCACCTAGAACAACTCCGGCAACTGCAACAAAAAGCCCAGCATCGCGGCGATCGCGGCATTACGGAATTTATTTTGCTGCCCTTTGTCGGCCAAGAAGCCCCCAAACCGTTGCGCAGTCGAGTCGGACGGGATCAACCGGATTTAGCCGCCTCGTTACAGTTAACTGCCGTCGCCCGCATTTACCTCGGCAACTGGATTCCCAACCACCAACCCAGTTGGGTCAAATTGGGTTTACCGGGCGCGATCGCTGCGCTGACTTGGGGCTGCAATGACATCGGGGGCACATTGATGGAGGAACATATCACCACCATGGCAGGTGCGATCGGGGGCACTTGCCAAACCGTGGAGACCTTAACCCAAGCGATCGCCAGCCTCGATCGGCCTGCCCAGCAACGGGATACGCTGTATCGATCGATTTCAAGGTGA
- the ispF gene encoding 2-C-methyl-D-erythritol 2,4-cyclodiphosphate synthase, with protein MAIRIGNGYDLHCLVEGRDLILGGIKIDHSKGLLGHSDADVLTHAIMDAMLGALSLGDIGHYFPPTDPQWKGADSLKLLEQVHQLILDRGWRIGNLDSVVIAERPKLKPHIPAMRDRLAEVLNIDPDLIGIKATTNEKQDAVGREDAIIAYAVVLLEK; from the coding sequence ATGGCAATTCGAATTGGCAACGGCTATGACCTACACTGCCTCGTAGAAGGGCGGGACTTGATTCTAGGCGGAATTAAAATCGATCATTCCAAAGGTTTACTGGGGCATAGTGATGCGGATGTCCTGACCCACGCCATTATGGACGCGATGCTGGGTGCCCTCAGTTTGGGGGATATTGGCCACTACTTTCCGCCGACCGATCCGCAATGGAAAGGTGCAGATAGCCTCAAGCTTTTGGAACAGGTTCATCAACTGATTCTCGATCGGGGTTGGCGGATTGGGAACCTGGATTCGGTGGTGATCGCAGAACGGCCCAAGCTCAAACCCCACATTCCTGCAATGCGCGATCGCCTAGCAGAAGTGCTCAACATCGATCCCGATTTAATTGGCATCAAAGCGACGACTAATGAGAAACAGGACGCGGTAGGACGGGAGGACGCAATCATCGCCTATGCGGTGGTGTTGCTTGAAAAATAG
- a CDS encoding amino acid ABC transporter permease, with protein MMQNSQPPTPPKAQTRQQTLQQIPQWLQKNLFNTTLNSLLTLLCLAFLVWVGYGFWSWLAQAQWTVITANLRLFFVGRYPVNQVWRLWAVLGVFVGMTALWTVPQFMQSVQSQRVQSQRVKKRIQLVFYALLPIAFCAIAYLANGGLGLKFVRTSLWGGLFLTLLTAAVSILLAFPFSILLALGRQSTLPIVRWVCTGYIELVRGLPLIGILFMAQVMLPLLLPDEIRLDRVVRAIAGLMLFNAAYLAENVRSGLQAIPKGQTEAAKALGLNTIQTLTLIILPQSLRISTPAIVGQFISLFKDTSLLGLFSMFELTGISRTILSQPDFSDRQTEVYLFIGFIYWMVCFSMSQVSRKLEKQKA; from the coding sequence ATGATGCAGAATTCCCAGCCTCCGACTCCTCCAAAAGCACAGACGAGACAACAAACGCTACAACAGATTCCACAATGGTTACAGAAGAATCTGTTTAACACAACGTTGAATAGCCTCTTGACCCTGCTATGCCTTGCGTTTTTAGTCTGGGTGGGCTATGGGTTTTGGAGTTGGCTGGCACAGGCCCAATGGACGGTGATTACGGCAAATCTGCGCTTATTTTTCGTGGGGCGCTATCCGGTAAATCAGGTGTGGCGGCTGTGGGCTGTATTGGGCGTATTTGTCGGAATGACTGCGCTCTGGACTGTGCCCCAATTTATGCAATCTGTGCAATCCCAACGGGTGCAATCCCAACGGGTCAAGAAGCGCATTCAGTTAGTATTCTATGCCCTGCTTCCGATCGCTTTCTGCGCGATCGCCTACTTGGCCAATGGCGGCTTAGGGCTGAAGTTTGTCCGCACAAGTTTATGGGGCGGCTTGTTTCTGACGCTCTTGACTGCCGCAGTCAGTATCTTACTAGCGTTTCCGTTCAGTATCTTGCTGGCCCTAGGCCGACAGTCTACCTTGCCGATCGTGCGTTGGGTTTGTACGGGTTACATCGAACTGGTGCGGGGCTTACCGCTAATCGGGATTTTATTTATGGCGCAGGTGATGCTGCCGTTGCTGCTGCCCGATGAAATTCGCCTCGATCGGGTGGTGCGGGCGATCGCAGGACTGATGCTGTTTAACGCGGCCTATCTGGCGGAAAATGTGCGATCGGGTCTCCAGGCGATTCCCAAAGGACAGACCGAAGCGGCCAAAGCTCTCGGACTCAATACGATTCAAACATTGACTTTAATCATATTGCCCCAATCGTTACGCATTTCTACCCCTGCCATTGTGGGACAGTTTATTTCTCTATTCAAAGATACGTCGTTACTAGGATTGTTTTCGATGTTTGAACTAACGGGAATTTCTCGCACAATTCTGTCCCAACCAGACTTTAGCGATCGACAAACGGAAGTGTATTTATTTATTGGCTTCATCTACTGGATGGTCTGTTTCAGTATGTCCCAGGTCAGCCGCAAGCTTGAGAAGCAGAAAGCTTGA
- a CDS encoding ABC transporter permease: MDTPTQLIFALGLIVLTLILAAWQRLDLLGSVVVAAGRSILQMIVFSYILATIFIVRDPVLTLIAVLALLLVAAIVTQKQLSQRIPYLLPITLGSLFLGSSVTLGYVFTFVVQSTPWYEPRVLLPLSGLVFANAMNGAAIAGEQFIHSLSHNTQEIETHLSLGASPTIAIAPYRQAAIRAGLLPTLNALTIAGLAILPSFMGGTLLAGFDPLQAGAYQLLILFMTLLATLITLLGLLAGITQQFFTPAAQLRRW; encoded by the coding sequence GTGGATACGCCTACACAGTTGATCTTTGCGCTGGGGTTAATTGTCCTAACCCTAATTCTCGCTGCTTGGCAACGGTTGGATCTGCTCGGGAGTGTGGTGGTGGCTGCGGGGCGATCGATCCTGCAAATGATCGTATTTAGTTATATTCTGGCAACGATTTTTATCGTGCGCGATCCGGTTTTAACCCTCATTGCGGTCTTGGCGCTCCTGCTTGTTGCCGCGATCGTCACCCAAAAACAACTCAGCCAACGGATCCCCTACCTCTTGCCCATCACCCTCGGTTCACTCTTCCTGGGCAGTAGCGTCACCCTGGGCTATGTGTTCACCTTTGTGGTGCAGTCCACCCCTTGGTACGAGCCGCGCGTTTTGCTACCGCTGTCGGGACTGGTCTTTGCCAACGCCATGAACGGAGCCGCGATCGCCGGAGAGCAGTTCATCCACAGCCTCAGCCACAACACCCAGGAAATTGAAACCCACCTCAGCCTCGGAGCCAGCCCCACGATCGCCATTGCCCCCTACCGCCAAGCCGCGATTCGAGCCGGACTGTTGCCCACCCTGAACGCTCTGACGATCGCGGGGCTGGCAATCCTGCCAAGTTTTATGGGAGGCACCTTACTCGCTGGCTTCGATCCCCTGCAAGCTGGAGCCTATCAACTCCTGATTCTCTTCATGACCCTGCTTGCCACACTGATCACCCTCCTGGGTCTTCTGGCAGGCATCACCCAACAATTTTTTACACCGGCTGCCCAGTTGCGCCGCTGGTGA
- a CDS encoding VWA domain-containing protein, protein MKVGLEIALSDVQLDVTQANSQRQAAISVFAMPEPSSREVPLNLCLILDHSGSMRGKSLDTVKQAAKGLIEKLTPGDRITIIAFNHEAHVLVANQTVNQPADIQSQLDALTATGGTNIDEGLKLGIEECAKGKQGTVSQIFLLTDGENEHGNNDRCLKLAHVATGYGLTINALGFGDNWNQDILEQIADAGIGALAYIAAPELAVTEFDRLLNRAQSVGLTNAHLMLKLAPNTRLAELKPLAQVAPETIELPVTMEGDIAIARLGDLLVDAPRVVLANLYFDQLPEGSHTVAQVQVRYDNPLTGTTTASDISPITLQAVPTYTPQPNPAVQTHILALAKYRQTQIAENKLQQGDKTGAATMLQTAANTALQMGDRAGATVLQETATRLQSGETLSERDRKQTRIASKTVLQG, encoded by the coding sequence ATGAAAGTTGGTCTAGAAATTGCCCTCAGCGACGTCCAACTGGACGTAACCCAAGCCAACAGCCAACGCCAAGCGGCCATCTCCGTTTTTGCGATGCCGGAACCCAGCAGCCGAGAGGTTCCTCTCAACCTCTGTCTCATCCTGGATCACAGCGGTTCCATGCGGGGTAAATCCCTGGACACCGTTAAACAGGCGGCCAAAGGGCTGATCGAAAAACTCACCCCCGGCGATCGCATCACCATCATCGCCTTCAACCACGAAGCCCACGTCCTCGTGGCAAACCAAACCGTTAACCAGCCCGCTGACATTCAATCCCAACTGGATGCCCTCACCGCCACCGGCGGCACCAACATCGACGAAGGCTTAAAACTCGGCATCGAAGAATGCGCTAAGGGCAAACAGGGCACGGTCTCGCAAATTTTCCTGCTGACCGACGGCGAAAACGAACATGGCAACAACGATCGCTGCCTCAAACTGGCCCACGTGGCCACGGGCTACGGCCTGACAATTAATGCTTTGGGCTTCGGCGATAACTGGAATCAGGATATTCTCGAACAAATTGCTGATGCAGGCATTGGGGCCTTGGCCTACATCGCTGCGCCGGAACTAGCCGTGACGGAATTCGATCGCCTGCTGAACCGGGCGCAATCCGTCGGCTTGACCAACGCCCACCTGATGCTGAAATTGGCCCCCAACACCCGCCTTGCCGAACTGAAACCCCTCGCTCAGGTGGCTCCGGAGACGATCGAACTGCCGGTGACGATGGAAGGCGACATCGCGATCGCCCGGTTGGGAGATCTCCTAGTCGATGCGCCCCGCGTGGTACTGGCCAACCTCTATTTCGATCAGCTTCCGGAGGGTAGCCACACCGTCGCCCAAGTCCAAGTCCGCTACGACAACCCCCTGACGGGCACCACCACCGCCTCCGATATCTCCCCCATCACCCTGCAAGCCGTCCCCACCTACACCCCCCAGCCCAACCCCGCTGTCCAAACCCACATCCTGGCCCTGGCCAAATATCGCCAAACCCAAATCGCCGAAAACAAGCTGCAACAGGGGGACAAAACCGGAGCGGCCACGATGCTGCAAACCGCTGCCAATACTGCCTTGCAAATGGGCGATCGGGCGGGAGCCACGGTGCTCCAGGAAACCGCTACCCGCTTGCAATCCGGTGAAACCCTTTCCGAACGCGATCGCAAACAAACCCGCATCGCCTCCAAAACTGTCCTCCAGGGATGA